One genomic window of Glycine max cultivar Williams 82 chromosome 16, Glycine_max_v4.0, whole genome shotgun sequence includes the following:
- the MYB92 gene encoding MYB transcription factor MYB92, translated as MGRAPCCSKVGLHKGPWTPKEDALLTKYIQAHGEGQWKSLPKKAGLLRCGKSCRLRWMNYLRPDIKRGNIAPEEDDLIIRMHSLLGNRWSLIAGRLPGRTDNEIKNYWNTHLSKKLKIQGTEDTDTHKMLENPQEEAASDGGNNNKKKKKKKNGGKKNKQKNKGKENDEPPKTQVYLPKPIRVKAMYLQRTDSNTFTFDSNSASGSTSQEKEESPVTKESNVVSEVGNVGEESDGFGFFSEDHDLVNVSDIECHSYFPTDHGNLQQLYEEYFQLLNMDHGQFELNSFAESLLD; from the exons ATGGGAAGGGCTCCTTGTTGTTCCAAAGTGGGGTTGCACAAAGGTCCATGGACTCCTAAAGAAGATGCATTGCTTACCAAGTATATCCAAGCTCATGGAGAAGGCCAATGGAAATCACTACCCAAAAAAGCAG GGCTTCTTAGATGTGGAAAAAGTTGTAGATTGAGATGGATGAACTATCTGAGACCAGACATAAAGAGAGGGAACATAGCACCAGAAGAAGATGATCTTATAATCAGAATGCATTCACTTTTGGGAAACAGATGGTCCCTCATAGCAGGAAGGTTACCAGGGAGAACAGACAATGAAATAAAGAACTACTGGAACACCCATCTAAGCAAAAAGCTGAAAATTCAAGGAACAGaagacacagacacacacaaaaTGTTAGAGAATCCTCAAGAAGAGGCTGCAAGTGATGgtggcaacaacaacaaaaagaagaagaagaagaagaacggtGGCAAAAAGAACAAGCAGAAGAACAAAGGCAAAGAAAATGATGAGCCGCCAAAGACACAAGTTTACCTACCAAAACCAATTAGAGTGAAGGCAATGTATTTACAAAGAACGGATAGTAACACCTTCACCTTTGATTCCAATTCAGCTAGTGGATCAACAAGCCAAGAGAAGGAGGAAAGCCCCGTGACAAAAGAATCAAACGTGGTTAGTGAAGTTGGTAATGTGGGAGAAGAAAGTGATGGTTTTGGCTTCTTCAGTGAGGACCATGACTTAGTCAACGTCTCAGATATTGAATGCCACTCTTATTTTCCCACAGATCATGGCAACCTACAGCAATTGTATGAAGAATATTTCCAGCTCTTGAACATGGACCATGGCCAATTCGAACTGAATTCATTTGCAGAATCTTTATTAGATTAA